In Candidatus Caldatribacterium sp., the DNA window GTTTCTGATAGTCGTCCCCTGGGGATCGAAAACTCCTGGCTTCAGCGTAACAACGACCTTACCACAGTACTTCATCGCTCTTCCCTCTATTCATAGCGGATTTCTTCTCGTTTTCCAGAGACTGCAGAGCGCAGAATAGCGTCACAAACGACAGCGCAGCGGTACCCGTCTTCGAAAGTTGCCCCATAGGGAGCGATTTCTTTCCCTTTGACAATGGCTTCAAGGAAGTGGGCAATGGCATGGACAAAGGTATGTTCCCAACCAATGATATGCCCGTGAGGCCACCAGTTCTCCCAGAAAGGATGGTAACTCTCCGTTACAAGGACGTTGTGGAAGCCCTGGAGAACCTTTGGTTCCTCACCCACGCGGTACACCTCAAGCTCGTTGAGACGCTCAAGGTTGAAGACAATGGTTCCCTTAGAGCCATTGATTTCGATAACCTGGTGGTTCTTCCGTCCTGCGCAAAAGCGGGAGGCTTCAAGAGTCCCAATCGCTCCATTGGCGAACTCCACAACCGCAGCGAAAGCATCATCCACCGTTACCGGGACTTTCTTTGAGGGATCGTCTGGCGCAGGGCGCTCCTTAATGAAAGTCCTGGTCACAGCACTTACCGCAGCAATTTCTCCCACAAGGAACCGAGCAAGGTCAATGATGTGGGAGCCGAGATCCCCTAATGCTCCGGAACCAGCGACATTTTTGTCAAGACGCCATACGGCCGGGAAGTTCGGGTCCATAATCCACTCCTGGAGGTACCGAGCTCGAAAGTGGTAGATTTCGCCGAGTTCTCCTGAAGCAATGAGATCCCGGGCAAGTCGCAGCGCAGGAACAAAGCGATAGTTGAAGCAGACCATGGCTTTGGCCTTTGAGTTTTTCGCCGCCTCCCACATGATTTTTGCTTCTTCCGCAGTTCCTGCAAGGGGTTTCTCACAAAAAACGTGTTTTCCTGCTTTCAGAGCCTCGACTGAGGGCTCAAGGTGGAGGGAATTTGGTCCCCCATTGTCAAGGATTTGCACTTCTGGATCCTGAATCATTTCCCTCCAGTTCGTGTAGTACTTCTTGTAGCCGTAACGGAGCATGGCTTCCCGGACTGCAGCTTCGTTCCGGCCGCAGATGGCAACGAGCTTCGGAAAAGCCACGGGGGGCCAGAAAATGTAAGGGTACTTCTTATACGCATTAGTATGTGCCTTACCCATGAAGGCGTACCCAAGCATTCCGATGCCAATCTCCGGAATCTCTCCCCCCACACCCTTGACCTCTCCCATTGCCACAAAGCCAACCTTTTCGCTCATTTTTCTTCCTCCTTTCCCCTGTAGGGGTTGATTTCCCCAAGAAGTCGCATGATGCGGTCTGCTATCTCCCGTATCTTCTCCTCCTCGAATCCTGAGAGGTCCACAATAAGGGACACGGTAATGAAATCGAGGTCCTTTCCGACGCTGGGAAGGGCGATATGGTGCAGCCCTTCCTCCTTAAGCCTCTTTTGGAGGTATTTGGCCATTCCAAGGGCCTGGTCTCGAAGCAGAGCGTACTTTGCCGGATCCTCATCGGCAAGAACGAATCCCACCTCAGCAGCATCTCCTCGCACCCGAATGAGGGCAAATTCCCCAAAGGGGTAATGGTCTTCAATGTACAGCCGGAAAATTCTTCCCTTGGGTATGGAAATAGTTCTCACTCCCAGGATATTATAACATTCGATGGCTTCCTATAAAGGTGAAGGGGAGAACCGGAGGAGCTGCACCCGCTTTTCCTCTTTCCCGTATAATAGTTGGCAAAGCGCCATGACCTGGAAGGACAGCTTGAAAGCCCTTGCTGCAGAGTACGGCATCGCTTCGGAGTACTGGAGCATCAGGGGAACCCGTGTGGAGGTTCCTCAAGAGACCCTTGTTGCTCTCCTTGGGGCTATGGGGGTCGGGGATTTCTCTCTTGAGGGGTTACGTAGAAACCTCAGAGAGGCTAAGGAGAGAAGGAAAGCCCTTGCCTTTTTGACCCATGTTCTATGGAAGAGGAAGAAAAAACTTGTCCTTCCTTCGGGAATAGGAGCCGGTGAGGCTTTTGTCCTTAATGAAGACGGAGAGGTGATTTCCTCCTTCCCCTTTTCCCCTCCTGCCTTAGAGGTGGTGCTCCCGGAAGACTCCCCATGGGGATACTACACCCTCCTTCTCTCCCCAAAAGGAGGTCCAGAAATTACATCACTCCTTGTCTTCTCGCCTCATGAAGCCTATCTTGAGGACCAGAAAATCTGGGGGGTCCATGGAGCGCTCTTTGCGGTGGCGACAGAGCGAAGCCAAGGCATCGGAGACCTCAAGGATCTCGAAAAACTCTGCAACATTGTCCTTGAGCTCGGGGGGAAATTCTTCGGGCTTCTTCCCTTACATCTTACGGCAAAGAGAGCTCCCGGGGGAGCGAGCCCTTACCTGCCGCTTTCCCGTCTCCTCTTTGACCCCATTTACCTGCCTCTTGAGGAGGTCTCTGCCCTTTTCCCAGGGCTTTCTGTTCCGGTTCCCCGAGATTTTGGGGATACCGAGGACCTTGTCGATTACGAAAGAGTCTGGCAGAGAAAGGATTCTTTCCTGCGAAGCGTCTTTCGGGCCTTTTGGGAAAAGAGGAATGGGACATTTGCTGCTTTATGGAACGATTTCCAAGAATTCACGAATCGCGAGAAGGACTGGCTCTTTCCCTCTTCACTCTACCTTGCTATTGCTTTAGAGAAAGGCTCAAACTGGCAAAAATGGCCCTTACCCCTTCAGAAGAGAGAGGAAAGAGCTCTTGCGCTTTTTGCTCAAGAGCATGAGTACGAGGTTCTCTACTTCTCCTTCCTTCAGTGGCTCATGCATGGTTTCCTCAAGAGGCTCACTGCGAAAGAACGCATTCTCTGTTTTGACCTTCCCGTGGGATGTGCTCCTTCGGGGATTGAAAGCTGGCTTTCCCAAGACAAAATGGTCTTCTCGTGTACCGTGGGAGCACCTCCTGATGACTTTTCTCCAGAGGGGCAGAACTGGGGGTTCCACCCCTTCTCCCCGCTACGCATGGAAGAAACCCGCTACACAGATTTCATCGCGCTTCTTCGCATGAACATGCGCTTTGCCCGCTTTCTTCGGCTCGACCACATTATGGGCCTGAAGAGACTTTTCTGGATCCCTGAAGGGAAGAAGGCTCCCGAAGGAACCTACGTAGAGTACCCATTCCGGAAGCTTCTTGCCATTTTGACCCTTGAGAGCGTGCGGAACAGGATCACCATCATTGGAGAGGATTTGGGAACCGTCCCACGTTTCCTGAGAAGTGTCCTCAGGAGATCTTCGATTCTCTCAACCCGGGTATTCTACTTTGAACGGGATGAACATGCGCCGCGTCCCCCCGAAAAATACCCCAAAAGGAGTTACGCCACTCTCAACACTCATGACATGCCTCCCCTTGCGGCATTCCTCAAGGGGGATGATATCACCACGCGGTTGGCCCTTCGTATTCTCACCCCGGAGGAGGCGTCCTTTCTCCTTGCGGATCGAGAAGAGTTCATCAGAGCGTGTTTTGAGAAGCTGAAAGAATGGGGTTTTCTCAGAGAAGATGGCATGCTTCCTGCTCTTTTCCGGTTCCTCGTCGCCACCCCTTCTCTTGTAGTTTCAATAAGTATCGATGACCTCCTTGGAAGCGCAAAGCAACTCAACCTTCCTGGCACCACCTGGGAGTACCCGAATTGGCGCCATCGAATCTTTTTGGAGCCAGAGGACTTTGAAAAGCGACTCTCCTACCTTGCATCTCTCTTTGACCTTGGGAGGAGGAATACCGGTGAAGTTCGGGAACACTTTTGACGTCATTGTTGTTGGCGGAGGACATGCCGGGTGCGAAGCTGCCTGCGCTTCTGCAAAAATGGGTCTTCGAACCCTTCTTGTCACTCACTCCATCCACCACATTGCCCTCATGCCCTGTAATCCGGCTATTGGCGGCCCTGGGAAGGGTCATGTCGTTCGAGAGGTTGACGCCTTGGGGGGTCTCATGGCCAAGGTTACGGACGAATGCACCATCCACATAAAACGGGTGAACACAGGAAAAGGACAGGCCGTACAGACGCTCCGCGCACAGACAAAGCGTGATATGTACAGCCTGGTGATGCGGAAATTCCTCGAAGCCCTTCCAAATCTTTCCTTCTTCCAAGGAGAGGTTGAGGATATTCTCCTCAACAAGGATGGGTCCGTCCGAGGGGTCCGAGTGCAGTACGGCACAGAGTTCTACGCAAAGGCGGTTGTTCTCTGCACGGGAACGTTCCTCAACGGGGTCATTCGCATCGGGGAGCTCGCGTACCCTGCCGGTCGCCACGGGGAATTTCCTGCAACTCGCCTGAGCGCAGCCCTCCGTAGGACCGGGCTTGAGTTAGGAAGGCTCAATACCTGTACTCCTCCGCGGCTTGACCGAAGGACCATCGATTTCTCCCGAATGGAAGAACAGAAAAGCGATGAAGAACCTCTCTGTTTCTCCTACGATGGAATCCCCCGGGTTTACGAAGGTCAGTCGGTTTTCATCACAAGGACGACAAAAGAGACTTGCGACATCATCAAGGCCAATTTCCATTGCGCCCCTCTCCTCTACACTCTTGCTGAAAGTTCTCCGGTTCGGGAATGTCCGTCCATTGAGGACAAGGTTTTTCGGTTCCCCGACCGGGAACAGCACCTCATCTTCATCGAACCTGAGGGAGAGGATACAAATGAAGTCTATGCCCAGGGACTCTTCACCTCTCTCCCTGAGGAAGTCCAATGGCTGATCGTTCGGTCCATTCCCGGCCTTGAGAAAGCCCATATCATCCGCCCCGGGTACGGTATCGAGTACGACTACGTGCTTCCAACGCAACTCAAACCATCCCTTGAGTGCAAAAAAATTCCAGGCCTTTTCCTGGCAGGACAGATCAACGGAACCTCCGGGTATGAAGAAGCGGCAGGACAGGGGATTCTTGCGGGTATTAACGCTGGAAGGTACGTTCAGGGGAAGCCGCCGCTTGTTCTCCGACGGGACGAGAGCTACATAGGGGTCATGGTGGACGACCTTGTGACGAAGGGCGTTGTTGAGCCATACCGCCTCCGGCCAGGGAAGGTTGAGTACAGACTGTACATCCGTCACGACAACGCCCATTACCGCCTTTCCCGTTACGCGTACGAGGTGGGGACAATCTCACGAGAGCGGTACTTGAGGATAGCCGAGGAGGAAAGGGCAATTGCTCGGGAGATAGAACGGCTCCAGCAAACCACCGTGTACCCAACTCCGGAGCTTAACGCCCTTCTTGAGAAAAAAGGTATGCCTCCTCTCAAAGAAGCCACAAAGCTTTCTGCTCTCCTTGCGCGTCCTCACATCTCCTACAGGGACCTTGCTCCCTTTGACCCGAATCGGCCCTCCTTACCTCCTCAGGTGGTGGAGGAAGTGGAAATCGAAGTCAAGTACAAAGGCTACATAGAGAGACAAAAGCGCCAGATTGAGGAATTTCGCCGACTTGAGGAAAAAACCATCCCCGAGGATTTCGACTTTTCACAGGTGAAGGGTCTCTCCCGGGAGGCTCAGGAACGAATGGCAGAAATCCGTCCCCGCACCCTTGGGCAGGCGTCTCGAATCCCGGGAGTCACCCCTTCGGATATCATGGTACTTCTTGCCTATCTCGACCGAGGAAGGAGGAGTTAATAGAGCTCGAGGTACCGCTCAATCTCCCAGGGATGAACGGTTCTCTGGAAATCTTCCCACTCCTGACGCTTGGCCTTGAGGAAATAGTCGAGAATATGGGGAGTTAGGGCAC includes these proteins:
- the mnmG gene encoding tRNA uridine-5-carboxymethylaminomethyl(34) synthesis enzyme MnmG gives rise to the protein MKFGNTFDVIVVGGGHAGCEAACASAKMGLRTLLVTHSIHHIALMPCNPAIGGPGKGHVVREVDALGGLMAKVTDECTIHIKRVNTGKGQAVQTLRAQTKRDMYSLVMRKFLEALPNLSFFQGEVEDILLNKDGSVRGVRVQYGTEFYAKAVVLCTGTFLNGVIRIGELAYPAGRHGEFPATRLSAALRRTGLELGRLNTCTPPRLDRRTIDFSRMEEQKSDEEPLCFSYDGIPRVYEGQSVFITRTTKETCDIIKANFHCAPLLYTLAESSPVRECPSIEDKVFRFPDREQHLIFIEPEGEDTNEVYAQGLFTSLPEEVQWLIVRSIPGLEKAHIIRPGYGIEYDYVLPTQLKPSLECKKIPGLFLAGQINGTSGYEEAAGQGILAGINAGRYVQGKPPLVLRRDESYIGVMVDDLVTKGVVEPYRLRPGKVEYRLYIRHDNAHYRLSRYAYEVGTISRERYLRIAEEERAIAREIERLQQTTVYPTPELNALLEKKGMPPLKEATKLSALLARPHISYRDLAPFDPNRPSLPPQVVEEVEIEVKYKGYIERQKRQIEEFRRLEEKTIPEDFDFSQVKGLSREAQERMAEIRPRTLGQASRIPGVTPSDIMVLLAYLDRGRRS
- a CDS encoding Gfo/Idh/MocA family oxidoreductase: MSEKVGFVAMGEVKGVGGEIPEIGIGMLGYAFMGKAHTNAYKKYPYIFWPPVAFPKLVAICGRNEAAVREAMLRYGYKKYYTNWREMIQDPEVQILDNGGPNSLHLEPSVEALKAGKHVFCEKPLAGTAEEAKIMWEAAKNSKAKAMVCFNYRFVPALRLARDLIASGELGEIYHFRARYLQEWIMDPNFPAVWRLDKNVAGSGALGDLGSHIIDLARFLVGEIAAVSAVTRTFIKERPAPDDPSKKVPVTVDDAFAAVVEFANGAIGTLEASRFCAGRKNHQVIEINGSKGTIVFNLERLNELEVYRVGEEPKVLQGFHNVLVTESYHPFWENWWPHGHIIGWEHTFVHAIAHFLEAIVKGKEIAPYGATFEDGYRCAVVCDAILRSAVSGKREEIRYE
- the malQ gene encoding 4-alpha-glucanotransferase, which translates into the protein MTWKDSLKALAAEYGIASEYWSIRGTRVEVPQETLVALLGAMGVGDFSLEGLRRNLREAKERRKALAFLTHVLWKRKKKLVLPSGIGAGEAFVLNEDGEVISSFPFSPPALEVVLPEDSPWGYYTLLLSPKGGPEITSLLVFSPHEAYLEDQKIWGVHGALFAVATERSQGIGDLKDLEKLCNIVLELGGKFFGLLPLHLTAKRAPGGASPYLPLSRLLFDPIYLPLEEVSALFPGLSVPVPRDFGDTEDLVDYERVWQRKDSFLRSVFRAFWEKRNGTFAALWNDFQEFTNREKDWLFPSSLYLAIALEKGSNWQKWPLPLQKREERALALFAQEHEYEVLYFSFLQWLMHGFLKRLTAKERILCFDLPVGCAPSGIESWLSQDKMVFSCTVGAPPDDFSPEGQNWGFHPFSPLRMEETRYTDFIALLRMNMRFARFLRLDHIMGLKRLFWIPEGKKAPEGTYVEYPFRKLLAILTLESVRNRITIIGEDLGTVPRFLRSVLRRSSILSTRVFYFERDEHAPRPPEKYPKRSYATLNTHDMPPLAAFLKGDDITTRLALRILTPEEASFLLADREEFIRACFEKLKEWGFLREDGMLPALFRFLVATPSLVVSISIDDLLGSAKQLNLPGTTWEYPNWRHRIFLEPEDFEKRLSYLASLFDLGRRNTGEVREHF